Proteins from a single region of Xyrauchen texanus isolate HMW12.3.18 chromosome 7, RBS_HiC_50CHRs, whole genome shotgun sequence:
- the LOC127646919 gene encoding transcription factor Sp7-like encodes MAALILEGETRYGSSPLAMLTATCNKFGSNSPVRDSATPGKVANSAPLKKPYSMTSELQSPKNGRGSEGVADTYSGSFSSGGGLLTPTGSPPPPSMGAYSSDYNPFSSFQTSTASQDPSLLGTKTTADCLNTYLDMTHPYGSWYKGIHPGITAAPANATSSWWDVHTNSNWLNAGQPQSDSLQVPLQPVAPQASLNAQMSSYTPDFTSLNPAPYPSVGLSSSSHLIQTSQHMLPQDMYKPKSVASSGILDNSMGLKPARGSGGYSGGSTTGRSSCDCPNCQELERLGASAASLRKKPVHSCHIPGCGKVYGKASHLKAHLRWHTGERPFVCNWLFCGKRFTRSDELERHVRTHTREKKFTCLLCNKRFTRSDHLSKHQKTHTEASLQGKGPEEEAEPRGPEEPTDTSKVDPSGSASGMQDPTAGGEEKATGNGVDSSSGLLEI; translated from the exons ATGGCTGCGTTGATTCTGGAG GGGGAAACACGTTATGGATCCAGTCCCTTGGCTATGCTAACCGCCACCTGCAACAAGTTTGGTAGCAACAGTCCTGTCCGAGACTCCGCCACACCTGGTAAAGTAGCCAACTCAGCACCCCTTAAGAAACCCTACAGCATGACCTCTGAACTCCAGAGCCCCAAGAATGGACGAGGCAGTGAAGGCGTAGCAGACACTTACAGCGGCTCTTTCAGCTCTGGTGGCGGCTTACTAACACCAACTGGTAGCCCTCCACCTCCTTCAATGGGAGCGTACAGCTCCGACTACAATCCTTTCTCAAGTTTCCAGACCTCGACTGCTTCTCAGGACCCTTCGCTTTTGGGGACAAAAACTACGGCGGACTGCCTGAACACCTATTTGGATATGACGCACCCATATGGGTCATGGTACAAGGGCATCCATCCTGGTATCACGGCCGCTCCTGCGAACGCCACTTCTTCTTGGTGGGACGTCCACACCAACTCAAATTGGCTTAACGCTGGGCAACCTCAATCCGACAGCCTCCAAGTGCCCCTCCAACCGGTGGCACCACAAGCCTCCCTCAACGCTCAGATGTCCAGCTACACCCCTGACTTCACGTCCCTCAATCCAGCGCCATACCCTTCCGTGGGTTTAAGTTCATCTTCACACTTGATCCAAACCTCACAACACATGCTCCCGCAAGACATGTACAAGCCCAAGTCAGTGGCAAGTTCTGGGATCCTGGACAACTCGATGGGTCTCAAACCAGCCCGAGGTTCTGGCGGATACTCGGGTGGCTCTACCACTGGTAGATCTTCCTGTGACTGCCCAAACTGCCAAGAGCTGGAGAGGCTCGGAGCATCCGCCGCATCCCTGCGCAAAAAGCCTGTCCACAGCTGCCACATTCCCGGTTGTGGAAAGGTCTACGGCAAGGCCTCTCACCTCAAAGCCCACCTGCGTTGGCACACGGGCGAGAGACCCTTCGTGTGCAACTGGCTGTTCTGTGGAAAACGCTTCACCCGCTCTGATGAACTAGAGCGCCATGTGCGCACCCACACGCGGGAGAAGAAATTCACATGTCTGCTGTGCAATAAACGTTTCACTCGTAGCGACCACTTGAGCAAACATCAGAAGACCCACACGGAAGCTAGTCTGCAAGGAAAAGGGCCGGAAGAGGAGGCGGAACCAAGAGGACCGGAGGAACCGACGGACACCAGTAAAGTGGATCCTTCAGGGTCCGCAAGTGGCATGCAAGACCCCACAGCCGGAGGAGAGGAAAAGGCCACAGGAAATGGTGTGGACAGCAGCAGTGGACTGCTGGAGATATAA